A DNA window from Streptomyces sp. CA-278952 contains the following coding sequences:
- a CDS encoding MarR family winged helix-turn-helix transcriptional regulator, with translation MTSADDRPTRSGPPDPGASLADLQAFAVELRRMNGEINRMTHGFAANQQLHPTDVSALAAILDAPSPLTPGALREHLGLTSGAVTACLDRLERAGHVRRARESTDRRVVHVHYEASARTAARDYFMPLAEATARARARFSETELATVLRFLAAMNEELGDVPTARR, from the coding sequence GTGACCAGCGCCGACGACCGACCGACCCGCAGCGGCCCCCCGGATCCCGGGGCATCGCTCGCGGACCTCCAGGCGTTCGCGGTGGAGCTCCGCCGGATGAACGGCGAGATCAACCGGATGACCCACGGTTTCGCTGCGAACCAGCAGCTGCATCCCACGGACGTGAGCGCGCTCGCGGCCATCCTCGACGCCCCGTCGCCCCTCACCCCGGGGGCGCTGCGCGAGCATCTGGGTCTCACCTCCGGCGCGGTGACCGCCTGTCTGGACCGGCTGGAGCGGGCCGGCCATGTCCGCCGGGCCCGGGAGAGCACCGACCGCCGGGTGGTGCACGTGCACTACGAGGCAAGCGCCCGGACGGCCGCCCGCGACTACTTCATGCCGCTCGCCGAGGCCACGGCGCGAGCCAGAGCACGCTTCAGCGAGACTGAGCTGGCGACCGTCCTGCGCTTCCTCGCAGCCATGAACGAGGAGCTGGGCGACGTTCCCACGGCGCGTCGCTGA
- a CDS encoding MMPL family transporter — protein sequence MSTPARSARSIRWLVPVVLLIAWLGVGGGLGPYAGKLGEVATNDQAAFLPQNAESTQVIDAQKAFQQNETLPVIVVWTSAEQGTPVSEEQREAATGALAPLAGSDGVVGAPSPALPSKDGLALQGIVQLSPGLGDELPTVLASIEEAGSSVPGTTVQLAGPAASQADLSDAFAGIDGLLLGVALITVLVILLLVYRSVLLPFVIILGAVFALALSCAIVYVLADHDIVRVDGQVQGILSILVIGAATDYALLLTARFREELALRGDRFTAMRIALRESFGPITASAATVAAGLLALLLSDLTNNRALGPVGAIGIVCSVLSALTFLPAALVLLGRKAYWPAKPRPADDKVSGGHGIWHKVAVLVDRAPRKVWAITLAALITCAAFAPTLTSKGVPLDEIFVNDAPSVAAQETLSEHFPGGSGNPVVIISAADRVTEVSEAAGRTDGVASVAPVSASGRPGGEPLVVDGRVRIDATLKDAADSDGAKETVAALRTAVHAVPGSDALVGGYTAQQYDTQRTAEDDRTLIVPVVLVIILVILVFLLRSLLMPVLLVATVALNFLATLGISSLVFTHVFGFSGTDSSVPLYGFVFLVALGVDYNIFLMSRVREESLLHGTREGILRGLTTTGGVITSAGVVLAATFAALGVIPLAFLLQIAFIVAFGVLLDTLVVRSLLVPALVRDIGPKAWWPGALSREGSDGQRGTVAEAGSESR from the coding sequence ATGTCCACCCCTGCACGCTCCGCACGGTCGATCCGCTGGCTTGTCCCCGTCGTGCTGCTGATCGCGTGGCTCGGCGTCGGCGGCGGGCTCGGCCCGTACGCCGGGAAGCTCGGCGAGGTCGCCACGAACGACCAGGCCGCCTTCTTGCCCCAGAACGCGGAGTCCACCCAAGTCATCGACGCGCAGAAGGCGTTCCAGCAGAACGAGACCCTGCCGGTCATCGTCGTCTGGACCTCGGCGGAGCAGGGCACGCCGGTGAGCGAGGAACAGCGGGAGGCCGCCACCGGCGCCCTCGCCCCGCTCGCCGGAAGCGACGGCGTCGTCGGAGCGCCCTCCCCCGCGCTGCCCTCCAAGGACGGCCTCGCGCTCCAGGGCATCGTGCAGTTGAGCCCCGGCCTCGGGGACGAACTGCCCACGGTGCTGGCGAGCATCGAGGAGGCCGGCTCGTCGGTGCCCGGCACGACGGTCCAGCTCGCCGGGCCCGCCGCCAGTCAGGCCGACCTGTCCGACGCCTTCGCGGGCATCGACGGCCTGCTGCTCGGGGTCGCCCTGATCACGGTGCTCGTGATCCTCTTGCTGGTCTACCGCAGCGTGCTGCTGCCCTTCGTCATCATCCTCGGCGCCGTGTTCGCCCTCGCCCTGTCCTGTGCGATCGTCTACGTCCTCGCCGACCACGACATCGTGCGTGTGGACGGTCAGGTGCAGGGCATCCTGTCGATCCTGGTGATCGGGGCGGCGACGGACTACGCACTGCTGCTCACCGCCCGGTTCCGGGAGGAACTCGCCCTCCGCGGCGACCGGTTCACCGCGATGCGTATCGCACTGCGCGAGTCCTTCGGTCCGATCACCGCCAGCGCGGCGACGGTGGCGGCGGGCCTGCTCGCCCTGCTGCTCAGCGACCTCACCAACAACCGGGCCCTCGGGCCGGTGGGCGCGATCGGCATCGTCTGTTCGGTCCTGAGCGCGCTCACCTTCCTGCCCGCCGCCCTGGTGCTGCTGGGCCGCAAGGCCTACTGGCCGGCGAAGCCCAGGCCCGCCGACGACAAGGTGTCCGGCGGCCACGGCATCTGGCACAAGGTGGCCGTACTCGTCGACCGGGCGCCCCGCAAGGTCTGGGCGATCACCCTGGCGGCCCTGATCACCTGTGCCGCGTTCGCCCCCACGCTCACCTCCAAGGGGGTTCCGCTCGACGAGATCTTCGTCAACGACGCCCCGTCCGTGGCCGCCCAGGAGACGCTGAGCGAGCACTTCCCCGGCGGTTCGGGGAATCCGGTCGTGATCATCTCGGCGGCCGACCGGGTGACCGAGGTCAGCGAGGCCGCCGGCCGTACCGACGGGGTGGCCTCCGTCGCGCCGGTGAGCGCGAGCGGGCGGCCGGGCGGCGAACCGCTCGTCGTCGACGGCAGGGTCCGCATCGACGCGACGCTCAAGGACGCGGCCGACAGCGACGGCGCCAAGGAGACCGTGGCCGCGCTGCGTACCGCGGTCCACGCCGTGCCCGGTTCGGACGCACTCGTCGGCGGCTACACCGCGCAGCAGTACGACACCCAGCGGACGGCGGAGGACGACCGCACGCTGATCGTGCCGGTGGTGCTGGTGATCATCCTGGTGATCCTGGTCTTCCTCCTGCGGTCGCTGCTGATGCCGGTGCTGCTGGTGGCGACCGTGGCGCTGAACTTCCTCGCCACCCTCGGCATCTCCTCACTGGTCTTCACCCATGTGTTCGGCTTCAGCGGCACGGACTCGTCGGTGCCGCTGTACGGATTCGTGTTCCTGGTCGCCCTGGGCGTCGACTACAACATCTTCCTGATGTCCCGGGTCCGGGAGGAGTCGCTGCTCCACGGCACCAGGGAGGGCATCCTGCGCGGGCTCACCACGACCGGCGGGGTCATCACGTCGGCGGGCGTCGTCCTGGCGGCCACCTTCGCCGCGCTGGGCGTGATCCCGCTGGCGTTCCTGCTCCAGATCGCGTTCATCGTGGCGTTCGGCGTCCTGTTGGACACGCTGGTCGTCCGGTCGCTCCTCGTCCCGGCGCTGGTACGGGACATCGGGCCCAAGGCGTGGTGGCCGGGGGCGCTGAGCCGGGAGGGGTCGGACGGTCAGCGCGGCACGGTCGCGGAGGCCGGGTCCGAGTCCCGGTAG
- a CDS encoding DUF7144 family membrane protein encodes MGEDPSRAADPSGPAAASGPGAPTPPEGFAQGPRNGPGQGDAPWQRADGPAGPAPVPDPDSLWVTGGVLLAGILMLCQGAVAALAGIAALADGDVYGDVGAYLYRISLTGWGWIHLLLGVCVAVTGAALLKGAGWARVAGILFASLNLFAHFLFLPYAPLWSVIVIALDIFVIWALAAYRDSDPASATVPR; translated from the coding sequence ATGGGCGAGGACCCCTCCCGGGCCGCCGACCCGTCCGGCCCCGCAGCCGCGTCCGGCCCTGGCGCCCCGACGCCACCGGAGGGGTTCGCGCAGGGGCCCCGGAACGGGCCCGGTCAGGGGGATGCGCCGTGGCAGCGCGCCGACGGCCCGGCCGGCCCCGCACCGGTGCCGGATCCGGACAGCCTCTGGGTGACCGGCGGGGTGCTCCTCGCCGGGATCCTGATGCTCTGCCAGGGCGCCGTGGCGGCCCTGGCGGGCATCGCGGCCCTCGCCGACGGAGACGTCTACGGTGACGTCGGCGCGTACCTCTACCGGATCAGCCTCACCGGCTGGGGCTGGATCCACCTGCTGCTCGGCGTCTGCGTGGCCGTCACCGGGGCCGCACTGCTCAAGGGGGCGGGCTGGGCGCGGGTGGCCGGTATCCTCTTCGCCTCCCTGAACCTCTTCGCGCACTTCCTCTTCCTGCCGTACGCGCCCCTCTGGTCGGTGATCGTCATCGCCCTGGACATCTTCGTCATCTGGGCCCTGGCCGCCTACCGGGACTCGGACCCGGCCTCCGCGACCGTGCCGCGCTGA
- a CDS encoding DoxX family protein has protein sequence MVCVNRRDLGLLALRVGTGAVLAAHGSQKLAGWFGGGGIQGTTAAMEAMGFHPPKHSAVAAGLGEAGGGVLLALGLATPAAGAAAAGAMAGAVAVHAPAGFFAQGGGYEYPAFLGFTAAAIGLTGPGRYSVDHATCHVFDRAWMVALAFAGSAVAAAAVVGKRSKAQSDRPQEEF, from the coding sequence ATGGTCTGCGTCAACCGGCGTGATCTCGGTCTGCTCGCCCTGCGCGTCGGCACCGGTGCGGTGCTCGCCGCCCACGGCAGTCAGAAGCTGGCCGGCTGGTTCGGCGGCGGAGGTATCCAGGGCACCACAGCCGCGATGGAGGCGATGGGATTCCACCCGCCCAAGCACAGCGCCGTGGCCGCCGGGCTCGGCGAGGCGGGCGGCGGTGTCCTGCTCGCCCTGGGCCTCGCCACCCCGGCGGCGGGCGCGGCGGCCGCCGGCGCGATGGCCGGCGCGGTGGCCGTGCACGCTCCGGCGGGCTTCTTCGCCCAGGGCGGCGGCTACGAGTACCCGGCGTTCCTCGGCTTCACCGCGGCGGCCATCGGGCTGACCGGTCCCGGGCGCTACTCCGTGGACCATGCCACCTGCCATGTCTTCGACCGCGCCTGGATGGTCGCGCTGGCCTTCGCGGGCAGTGCGGTCGCCGCCGCCGCGGTGGTCGGCAAGCGCTCGAAGGCGCAGTCCGACCGGCCGCAGGAGGAGTTCTGA
- a CDS encoding NADPH-dependent 2,4-dienoyl-CoA reductase — MSLYPTLLSPLDLGFTTLPNRVLMGSMHIGLEEAERGFERMAAFYAERARGGVGLMVTGGIAPSERACSSPGGAKMTTEAEAEQHREITSAVHAAGGRIAMQILHFGRYAHHPDLVAPSALKAPISGFTPNALTDDQVEETIEEFVRAAGLARLAGYDGVEIMGSEGYLINEFIVSATNHRTDRWGGGYENRMRLPIEIVRRVRERVGDDFILIYRLSMLDLVPGGSTLEEVVTLAKEIEAAGATIINTGIGWHEARIPTIATSVPRGAFSWVTEKVRGAVSVPLVTSNRINTPEVAEEILASGRADMVSMARPFLADPEFVAKATAGRADAINTCIGCNQACLDHIFSLKVTSCLVNPRACHETELVIGPTRTRKRVAVVGAGPAGLACSVTAAERGHAVTLFDTADEIGGQLNVARRVPGKEEFDETLRYFRTRLAELEVDVRLGTRADAGSLDGFDEIVLATGVEPRTPAIPGTDHPNVVSYLDVLRDGAPVGERVAIVGAGGIGFDVAEFLTDGGHAASLDADTFFRQWGVDTAYAERGGLRAPERPKSPRTVHLVQRRTTKVGAGLGKTTGWIHRTELRHRGVEMIAGASYDLIDDEGLHLTVDGERRVLPVDTVVLCAGQEPRRELYEELRARAVPVHLIGGADVAAELDAKRAIRQGTELAARL, encoded by the coding sequence ATGAGCCTGTACCCGACCCTGCTGAGCCCGCTGGACCTCGGGTTCACCACCCTCCCCAACCGGGTCCTCATGGGATCGATGCACATCGGTCTGGAGGAGGCCGAGCGCGGTTTCGAGCGGATGGCCGCGTTCTACGCGGAGCGCGCCCGGGGTGGCGTCGGCCTCATGGTCACCGGCGGCATCGCCCCCAGCGAGCGGGCCTGCTCCTCCCCCGGCGGGGCCAAGATGACGACGGAGGCGGAGGCGGAGCAGCACCGGGAGATCACCTCGGCGGTGCACGCGGCGGGCGGCCGGATCGCGATGCAGATCCTGCACTTCGGGCGGTACGCGCACCACCCCGACCTGGTGGCGCCGAGCGCGCTCAAGGCCCCGATCAGCGGATTCACTCCGAACGCGCTCACCGATGACCAGGTCGAGGAGACCATCGAGGAGTTCGTGCGCGCGGCCGGTCTCGCGCGCCTCGCGGGTTACGACGGCGTCGAGATCATGGGCTCCGAGGGCTATCTGATCAACGAGTTCATCGTCTCCGCGACCAATCACCGCACCGACCGCTGGGGCGGCGGTTACGAGAACCGCATGCGCCTGCCCATCGAGATCGTGCGCCGGGTCCGCGAGCGGGTCGGCGACGACTTCATCCTGATCTACCGGCTCTCCATGCTGGACCTGGTGCCGGGCGGCTCGACGCTGGAGGAGGTCGTGACGCTCGCGAAGGAGATCGAGGCGGCGGGCGCGACGATCATCAACACCGGCATCGGCTGGCACGAGGCGCGGATCCCGACCATCGCCACCTCCGTGCCGCGCGGCGCGTTCAGCTGGGTGACCGAGAAGGTGCGCGGCGCGGTCTCCGTACCGCTGGTGACGAGCAACCGCATCAACACCCCCGAGGTCGCCGAGGAGATCCTCGCCTCCGGCCGGGCCGACATGGTCTCCATGGCCCGCCCCTTCCTGGCCGACCCGGAGTTCGTCGCGAAGGCGACGGCGGGCCGGGCGGACGCCATCAACACCTGCATCGGCTGCAACCAGGCCTGCCTGGACCACATCTTCAGCCTCAAGGTCACCTCCTGTCTGGTCAATCCGCGCGCCTGCCACGAGACCGAGCTGGTCATCGGCCCGACCCGGACCCGTAAGCGCGTCGCCGTGGTCGGCGCCGGGCCGGCGGGCCTCGCGTGCTCCGTGACCGCGGCGGAGCGGGGGCACGCGGTGACCCTGTTCGACACGGCGGACGAGATCGGCGGTCAGCTGAACGTGGCGCGCCGGGTGCCGGGCAAGGAGGAGTTCGACGAGACGCTGCGCTACTTCCGTACGCGGCTGGCCGAGCTGGAGGTCGACGTACGGCTGGGCACCCGGGCGGACGCCGGTTCGCTGGACGGCTTCGACGAGATCGTGCTCGCCACCGGCGTCGAGCCGCGTACCCCGGCGATACCCGGCACGGACCACCCGAACGTCGTCAGCTATCTGGACGTGCTGCGCGACGGGGCGCCGGTCGGCGAACGGGTCGCGATCGTCGGGGCGGGCGGCATCGGCTTCGACGTCGCGGAGTTTCTGACCGACGGCGGCCACGCGGCGAGCCTGGACGCGGACACGTTCTTCCGGCAGTGGGGCGTGGACACCGCCTACGCGGAACGCGGCGGGCTCCGCGCTCCCGAGCGCCCCAAGTCGCCGCGCACGGTCCACCTGGTCCAGCGCCGGACCACCAAGGTCGGTGCGGGGCTCGGGAAGACGACGGGGTGGATCCACCGCACCGAACTGCGCCACCGGGGCGTCGAGATGATCGCCGGAGCCTCCTACGACCTCATCGACGACGAGGGCCTCCACCTCACCGTCGACGGTGAGCGGCGCGTGCTGCCGGTCGACACGGTGGTGCTGTGCGCGGGCCAGGAACCGCGCCGCGAGCTGTACGAGGAGCTGCGCGCGCGGGCCGTCCCGGTCCATCTGATCGGCGGCGCGGACGTGGCGGCCGAGCTGGACGCCAAGCGGGCCATCCGTCAGGGCACGGAGCTGGCCGCGCGGCTCTGA
- a CDS encoding cation:proton antiporter, with the protein MVLVIVFGVALLVAVLLSGLAARSVLSTSLLFLVGGALVSDGFLGLIHITPDSDIVRVTADLALFAVLFTDGMHVSFPALRQAWRNPARALGLGLPLAFIGVALLAHFLVGLDWTTSFLVGAVLAPTDPVFASAIVGREEVPARLRQLLNIESGVNDGLALPFVLIFIAAAAPTGHAEDAGFVSIGGELLLGLVFGVTLPLLVHWLVRFRLLGAEPRLQPLLPLAVAVILYAACHLTHANPYLAAFSAGAVIVAVAPEARTAFEPLGEALAELAKFAALLVFGALLTPQLFGELPIGGYAVAVLAIFLIRPASLLLSLVGTDFDRKEKLTAAWFGPKGFASVVYGLLVLQAGIPQGEEAFTLIAVTIAFSIVAHSSTDVPIARLFDVEKLVGIPDDDKRPRRRAPSRGVDSGTPSDQGTEGRPG; encoded by the coding sequence GTGGTCTTGGTCATCGTCTTCGGAGTGGCGCTCCTGGTGGCCGTGCTGCTGTCCGGGCTCGCCGCCCGGTCGGTGCTCTCCACATCGCTGCTGTTCCTGGTGGGCGGCGCGCTCGTCAGCGACGGCTTCCTCGGTCTGATCCACATCACCCCGGACAGCGACATCGTCAGGGTCACCGCCGACCTGGCGCTCTTCGCGGTGCTGTTCACCGACGGCATGCACGTCTCCTTCCCCGCGCTGCGACAGGCGTGGCGCAACCCCGCCCGCGCCCTCGGCCTCGGTCTGCCGCTGGCTTTCATCGGCGTCGCCCTGCTGGCCCACTTCCTCGTCGGCCTCGACTGGACGACCTCCTTCCTCGTCGGCGCCGTGCTGGCGCCGACCGACCCCGTTTTCGCCTCGGCCATCGTGGGCCGGGAAGAGGTCCCCGCCCGGCTACGGCAACTGCTCAACATCGAAAGCGGCGTCAACGACGGGCTGGCCCTGCCGTTCGTCCTCATCTTCATCGCGGCCGCCGCACCCACCGGCCATGCCGAGGACGCCGGCTTCGTCTCGATCGGCGGTGAACTCCTGCTCGGACTGGTCTTCGGGGTGACCCTGCCGCTGCTGGTGCACTGGCTCGTCCGGTTCCGTCTGCTGGGCGCGGAACCCAGGCTCCAGCCCCTGTTGCCGCTGGCGGTCGCGGTCATCCTGTACGCGGCCTGCCACCTCACCCACGCCAACCCGTATCTGGCCGCCTTCTCCGCGGGCGCGGTGATCGTCGCCGTCGCACCCGAGGCCAGGACCGCCTTCGAGCCGCTGGGCGAAGCCCTCGCCGAGCTGGCGAAGTTCGCGGCACTCCTGGTCTTCGGAGCTCTGCTGACCCCGCAGCTCTTCGGCGAGTTGCCGATCGGCGGCTACGCGGTGGCGGTCCTGGCCATCTTCCTCATCCGTCCGGCCTCGCTGCTGCTGTCCCTGGTGGGCACCGACTTCGACCGCAAGGAGAAGCTCACGGCGGCCTGGTTCGGCCCCAAGGGCTTCGCCTCCGTGGTCTACGGGTTGCTGGTGCTCCAGGCGGGCATCCCCCAGGGCGAGGAGGCGTTCACCCTGATCGCCGTCACCATCGCCTTCTCCATCGTGGCCCACAGCAGTACGGACGTCCCGATCGCGCGGCTCTTCGACGTCGAGAAACTGGTCGGTATTCCCGACGACGACAAGAGACCGCGGCGACGGGCGCCCTCCCGTGGCGTGGACAGCGGGACGCCCAGCGACCAGGGGACCGAGGGCCGACCCGGCTGA
- a CDS encoding gluconokinase: MAQNENVPLVVVMGVSGSGKTTVGQSLAASLGVLFAEADDFHPPENVAKMRAGTALSDEDRRPWLDVIAGWLREHTSDGGVITCSALKRSYRDRLVSAAPQVFFVHLDGPAELIAERMAARRGHFMPVELLRSQLDALEPLTDEERGAIVPITGTVEETTHSALAAVRDR, from the coding sequence ATGGCGCAGAACGAGAACGTCCCGTTGGTTGTGGTGATGGGCGTGTCAGGGTCCGGCAAGACGACGGTGGGCCAGTCCCTGGCGGCGTCGCTGGGCGTGCTGTTCGCTGAGGCCGACGATTTCCACCCCCCGGAGAACGTGGCCAAGATGCGTGCGGGGACCGCCCTCAGTGATGAGGACCGGCGTCCCTGGCTCGACGTCATCGCCGGGTGGCTCCGGGAGCACACCTCTGACGGAGGAGTCATCACCTGCTCGGCCCTGAAGCGGTCCTACCGCGACCGCCTCGTCTCGGCGGCACCACAGGTCTTCTTCGTCCACCTGGACGGCCCCGCCGAGCTCATCGCCGAGCGCATGGCTGCCCGGCGAGGACACTTCATGCCCGTCGAGCTCCTCCGGTCCCAACTGGACGCGCTGGAGCCGCTCACCGACGAAGAGCGGGGAGCGATCGTTCCCATCACCGGCACGGTGGAGGAGACGACGCACTCCGCGCTCGCCGCCGTCCGCGACCGCTGA
- a CDS encoding YetF domain-containing protein produces the protein MPRRWSPGRTTSRWSSTWRGERPARAEPTLLLCDGRMLHDAMRRRRATVDEVRQAVRTQGTGGLELVHAVVLETDGTSSLIRHSQRGSGSALANADRAQARDDVADRPSVPRTAPR, from the coding sequence CTGCCGAGGCGCTGGAGTCCCGGCCGGACGACGTCAAGGTGGTCATCGACCTGGAGGGGTGAGCGCCCGGCCAGGGCCGAACCGACCCTGCTGCTGTGCGACGGCCGCATGCTGCACGACGCGATGCGACGCCGGCGGGCCACGGTGGACGAAGTGCGCCAGGCGGTCCGTACGCAGGGGACCGGAGGGCTGGAGCTGGTGCACGCGGTGGTGCTGGAGACGGACGGCACCTCCAGCCTGATCCGCCACTCCCAGCGCGGCTCCGGGAGCGCCTTGGCCAACGCGGACCGGGCGCAGGCCCGCGACGATGTCGCCGACCGTCCCTCGGTCCCGCGGACCGCGCCGCGTTAG